The genome window GACGTGGTCGACGATGCGCGCTAGCGCTTTTTCGTCCGGGTCACCGGAGATCCAACATTGCCGCTGGAAATAATAGCTAGGCTTCTCCTTTAATGGGACGCTCTTGCCGAGTGCGGTCTCATAGGTGGTGTCCATGCGATCCAAAGCGGCACCCACCCAGCCAGCGCCGGATTCGAGCAGGACGACTTTCACCGTGGGAAAGCGCTCGAATAATCCGTATTGAAACAACGCGAACAGCGCCTGTTGCGGTCCTTGCGCTCCCAGCACGTTGTGATACCAATCCGCCCATTTCATGTCTTTGAAGCGTTGATACACACGTTTGGACGGGTGTTCCGCCATCGGGTGGATACCGACCGGCACTGCTAATTCTTGGGCTTTTGCCCAGAAGGGATCGTGGTCGGGATGTGCGTGCGCTTTCATCGAGAGGGTGAACGGCGCCACAAAGGCGCCTTTGCAACCGTCTTTCACGGCTCGTTCCAACTCGTTAGCGGCTTCTTGTCCATCGGCGAGGGAAATGTGCGCAACCGGAATTAAACGGTCTTTATAGTCTCGGCAGAAATCGGCGATCCAGCGGTTATATGCTTTCGCATAGGCGAGGGACAAGCCATAATCCTCGGTCTCGCATTCCCAGGTCAGACCGATGCTGGGATAGAGAATCGACGCGCGGAGCCCTTCGCGGTCGAGCAATTCAACGCGCTCTTTCGGATACATCGAGCCGAACGGTGCCGCATCGATATAGTTGCTGTCTTTCATCAAGGTGGCCATTTCGTCGGCATTTCGGCCCATGCTGCCGAGTAAAGCGAAGGTCTTGATATTGAAAAATTTCGAGGGATGCCCTCCGATCTCCAGGTATTCCTCGCCTTCGCTGTCGACGCGCACGCGAATGGCACGGTCGCGGTACTGGGGGTCGATGTATTTCTCCCAAATATCCGGCGGCTCCAGGATATGGCCGTCGGCATCGATGATGTTGTGGTAATTGAGATAGGGTGACATGGTCATTCTGATACTCCTTGTTTCAGATAGCTTTCAGCTCTCAGCAATCGGCGGTCCGCTCGAAGAGGCGACAGGTCACAGGCTGTAGGGTGCCTCCCTTTGGCCTGAAACCTTTAGCCTAAAGCCTTGCTATTGTTTCTTCTCTCCCCAGATTCTCACGGCGATGTAACTGGCGATGGCGAGAACAATAACAAACAACGAAACAATAATGAAACCGAACTCGTTTGGGTTCATACGTTACTCCTCAGGAGTGATAGCAAGACCGAGCATTAATGCCGCAAGTGTGGCAGCGAAACCTGCAAGCAACAGGGCAGAAGATGGAACTGAGGCGGAGAAGAGTTGAGTAACAACTGTTCCGCCAAAGATCAACTTCCCTAAATCGAGAATGAATTTCCCCAGCTCTCGTCGTCGTACTTTTCCTAGAGAGATCTTCACATCTATCCTGCATCGTCAATTCAGGTTATACACCCGCGCCACGTTCTCTCCGAGAATGCCACGCTGTGCCGGCTCCGAAAGCTGGGCCACTAGCGAGTCGAGCGCCGCCATGTATCCCTGCGTGTGATCGTCATGCGGGTAGTCCGTCGCCCAGAAGAACTTGTCTTTCCCGACATGCTCGATGATATGCGCCAAGGCGGTTTCGTCCG of Deltaproteobacteria bacterium contains these proteins:
- a CDS encoding amidohydrolase family protein, which encodes MTMSPYLNYHNIIDADGHILEPPDIWEKYIDPQYRDRAIRVRVDSEGEEYLEIGGHPSKFFNIKTFALLGSMGRNADEMATLMKDSNYIDAAPFGSMYPKERVELLDREGLRASILYPSIGLTWECETEDYGLSLAYAKAYNRWIADFCRDYKDRLIPVAHISLADGQEAANELERAVKDGCKGAFVAPFTLSMKAHAHPDHDPFWAKAQELAVPVGIHPMAEHPSKRVYQRFKDMKWADWYHNVLGAQGPQQALFALFQYGLFERFPTVKVVLLESGAGWVGAALDRMDTTYETALGKSVPLKEKPSYYFQRQCWISGDPDEKALARIVDHVGDDKFFWATDFPHFDHPGNYLDALNNLVSSLSDRARKNLLGDSVAKVYGLS